One window from the genome of Castellaniella sp. MT123 encodes:
- the folE2 gene encoding GTP cyclohydrolase FolE2, translated as MNTVLDPAVIAMPDVQSSADTRHIAIQRVGVRGVRHPLLVAGAAQPQATIADWEMTVALPAEEKGTHMSRFIALLEAHRAEPMTPASMCAMAQAMLDLLQADAGDMTARFPYFVEKSAPVSGVRSLLDYQVGWVVRAQRGRSPRFSLSVQVPVTSLCPCSKAISEYGAHNQRSHVTVRVDCEADRAPALDDLIRRIEAQASSELWGLLKRADEKFVTERAYENPKFVEDLVRDVAVMLQRLPGVTAYEVEAENFESIHNHSAYAMVRSH; from the coding sequence ATGAACACCGTGCTGGATCCGGCGGTCATCGCCATGCCGGACGTGCAAAGCAGTGCCGATACGCGCCATATCGCCATTCAGCGGGTCGGTGTGCGCGGCGTGCGCCACCCCCTGCTGGTGGCGGGCGCCGCGCAGCCGCAGGCCACCATCGCAGATTGGGAAATGACCGTCGCCTTGCCGGCCGAGGAAAAGGGCACCCATATGTCGCGTTTCATCGCGCTGCTGGAAGCCCACCGCGCCGAGCCGATGACACCGGCATCGATGTGCGCCATGGCGCAGGCCATGCTGGATCTGCTGCAGGCCGACGCCGGCGACATGACGGCCCGCTTTCCGTATTTCGTGGAAAAATCGGCCCCTGTTTCCGGCGTGCGCAGCCTGCTGGATTATCAGGTTGGCTGGGTCGTGCGCGCTCAGCGGGGGCGGTCGCCCCGGTTTTCCCTGTCCGTGCAGGTGCCGGTGACCAGCCTGTGCCCGTGCTCAAAGGCGATTTCGGAATACGGCGCGCACAATCAGCGTTCGCACGTCACGGTGCGCGTGGATTGCGAGGCCGATCGGGCCCCGGCGCTCGACGATCTGATCCGGCGCATCGAGGCACAGGCCTCGTCCGAACTCTGGGGCCTGCTCAAGCGCGCCGATGAAAAATTCGTCACGGAGCGCGCTTATGAAAACCCGAAGTTCGTCGAAGACCTGGTGCGCGACGTGGCCGTGATGCTGCAGCGCCTGCCCGGCGTGACCGCCTACGAGGTCGAGGCGGAAAATTTCGAGTCGATCCACAATCATTCGGCGTATGCGATGGTGCGCAGCCACTGA
- the dxs gene encoding 1-deoxy-D-xylulose-5-phosphate synthase, with protein MTTTLLEEIDSPADLRRLDRRALKDLAVELRAFVLDSVARTGGHLSSNLGTVELTLALHYVFNTPDDRLIWDVGHQSYPHKILTGRRDAMAGLRQHGGISGFPKRSESPYDAFGTAHSSTSISAALGMAVAARNAGLDRQHIAVIGDGAMSAGMAFEALNNAGVTPDVNLLVVLNDNDMSISPPVGALNYYFARLLSGQFYARAKNMGRAMLQHVPPVLTLARKLEGHAKGMLSPATLFEELGFNYMGPIDGHDLEVLIPTMENLRALRGLQFLHVVTRKGQGYKLAEADPVLYHGPGKFDPSIGIQKPAQPARQTFTQVFGRWLCDMAAADTRLVGITPAMREGSGLVEFERRFPRRYFDVGIAEQHAVTFAAGLACEGCKPVVAIYSTFLQRGYDQLIHDVALQNLDVTFALDRAGIVGADGATHAGNYDIAYLRCIPNMVVATPSDELEARLLLNTCYLHPGPAAVRYPRGAGCGAEPGDNLEPVEIGRAVVRRQGRDVALLVFGTLLPQAAQAAEALDATLVDMRFVKPLDEALLAQLAGTHRLFVTIEEAAVMGGAGSAVVEYFNRDAIIRPVLQLGLPDEFIDHGDQKAILAGLGLDARGIEASIRQRLERTSS; from the coding sequence ATGACAACAACTCTACTGGAAGAGATCGACTCGCCCGCCGATCTGCGTCGCCTGGATCGGCGCGCACTGAAGGATCTGGCGGTGGAATTGCGTGCGTTCGTGCTGGATTCGGTGGCGCGCACCGGCGGGCACCTGTCGTCGAACCTGGGGACGGTGGAACTCACCCTGGCGCTGCATTATGTCTTCAACACGCCGGACGATCGCCTGATCTGGGACGTGGGCCACCAATCCTATCCGCACAAGATCCTGACCGGCCGGCGCGATGCCATGGCCGGGCTGCGCCAGCATGGCGGCATCTCGGGTTTTCCCAAGCGCAGCGAGTCTCCCTACGACGCATTCGGCACGGCGCACTCGTCCACGTCGATCTCGGCCGCGCTCGGGATGGCGGTGGCGGCGCGCAATGCCGGGCTCGACCGCCAGCACATCGCCGTGATCGGCGACGGCGCCATGAGCGCCGGCATGGCCTTCGAGGCGCTGAACAACGCCGGCGTGACGCCCGATGTGAATCTGCTGGTGGTGCTCAACGACAACGACATGTCGATCTCGCCGCCGGTCGGCGCGTTGAACTACTATTTCGCGCGCTTGCTGTCGGGGCAGTTCTATGCGCGTGCGAAAAACATGGGGCGCGCGATGCTGCAGCACGTGCCGCCGGTGCTGACGCTGGCGCGCAAGCTCGAAGGCCACGCCAAGGGCATGCTGTCGCCTGCCACGCTGTTCGAGGAACTCGGGTTCAACTACATGGGGCCGATCGACGGCCACGACCTGGAGGTCCTCATCCCCACGATGGAAAACCTGCGCGCCTTGCGCGGCCTGCAGTTCCTGCACGTCGTCACGCGCAAGGGCCAGGGCTACAAATTGGCGGAAGCCGACCCCGTGCTCTATCACGGGCCGGGCAAATTCGACCCGTCGATCGGCATCCAGAAGCCCGCGCAACCCGCTCGCCAGACCTTCACCCAGGTGTTCGGCCGCTGGCTGTGCGACATGGCCGCAGCCGATACGCGGCTGGTGGGCATTACGCCCGCCATGCGCGAGGGCAGCGGGCTGGTCGAGTTCGAACGCCGTTTCCCCCGGCGCTATTTCGATGTGGGCATTGCCGAGCAGCACGCCGTGACCTTTGCCGCCGGCCTGGCATGCGAGGGTTGCAAGCCCGTCGTCGCGATCTATTCCACATTCCTGCAGCGTGGCTATGATCAACTGATCCATGATGTGGCGCTGCAGAATCTGGACGTCACCTTCGCCCTGGATCGTGCCGGCATCGTCGGCGCCGATGGCGCCACCCACGCCGGCAACTATGACATCGCGTATCTGCGCTGCATCCCGAACATGGTGGTGGCCACTCCATCGGACGAACTCGAGGCGCGCCTGCTGCTCAATACCTGTTATCTGCATCCTGGCCCTGCGGCGGTGCGCTACCCGCGTGGTGCGGGCTGCGGCGCCGAGCCGGGTGACAACCTGGAACCTGTCGAGATCGGCCGCGCGGTCGTCCGGCGGCAGGGGCGGGACGTCGCCTTGCTAGTGTTCGGCACCCTGCTGCCGCAGGCTGCGCAAGCCGCCGAGGCGCTGGATGCCACGCTGGTGGACATGCGCTTCGTCAAACCGCTGGACGAGGCTTTGCTGGCGCAACTGGCGGGCACGCACCGCCTGTTCGTGACGATCGAGGAAGCCGCGGTCATGGGCGGCGCCGGCAGCGCAGTTGTGGAATACTTCAACCGGGATGCGATCATTCGCCCGGTCCTGCAGCTGGGCCTGCCGGATGAATTCATCGATCACGGGGACCAGAAGGCGATCCTGGCCGGGCTCGGCCTCGATGCCCGAGGGATCGAGGCGTCGATACGCCAACGTTTGGAAAGGACAAGTTCATGA
- the priB gene encoding primosomal replication protein N gives MNRVELAAHLVEIEPLRHTPAGLPVLRMRMEHESQVLEAGLSRKVTLGLNAVAFGDPALALAKSPVGSQVRIVGFLAPQRQGSDRLVLHIQQIVQAH, from the coding sequence GTGAACCGTGTCGAGCTGGCGGCGCACCTGGTTGAAATCGAGCCCTTGCGCCACACACCGGCAGGCCTGCCGGTGCTGCGGATGCGAATGGAGCACGAATCCCAGGTTCTCGAAGCCGGCCTGTCCCGCAAGGTAACACTGGGACTGAACGCGGTGGCCTTCGGAGATCCCGCGCTGGCCCTGGCCAAGTCCCCTGTGGGCAGTCAGGTACGGATCGTCGGATTTCTGGCCCCGCAGCGACAAGGATCGGATCGGCTGGTGTTGCAT
- a CDS encoding Na/Pi cotransporter family protein: MRELQVILAFSGFIALLLWGVHMVQTGVQRAFGKSLGLWMGRAMGSLPKAFGTGLVITAAIQSSTATGLMITGFAIDGLVSLVPGLAAMLGANVGTTLIVQALSFNPTALAPGLVLAGVWMFRHYAPGRTRDLGRTFIGLGLVLLSLNELVTMFEPLKSAPMLGTALGALGDTPLIALLASTALTWASHSSVAVVVLIMSLAHHGLADPQLAYALVLGANLGTAINPVLEGDHDDNPASRRLPIGNLGTRIAGCLVGMILLPWSKDIMNALGSDPAHGVANFHLIFNLVVAACFMPALKPYAHLLQRFLPQRINPDDPARPRYLDESAHEVPAVALGQAAREALRLTDLLRESLQLTQRALLHEDNAAVARARYLNGAIGQLDQSITTYLATQDQESLSPDDEQYLKSILTFSTNVAHAASALGTGLLSHASHLNKKHWALDAEQQAELNETLDRLQRNLRQTAALFVSADRQAARTLAFEKDVFRDLEAKAAERHLERLKLGRIDAADVGAFYLEILRDAGGVNAYLVNAAAYPILARFGELRPNRLREAR; this comes from the coding sequence ATGCGTGAACTTCAGGTCATCCTCGCCTTTAGCGGCTTCATTGCGCTGCTGTTGTGGGGTGTCCACATGGTCCAGACTGGCGTCCAGCGTGCCTTCGGCAAGTCGCTGGGCCTCTGGATGGGGCGCGCCATGGGCTCGCTGCCGAAAGCCTTCGGCACCGGACTGGTGATCACGGCCGCCATCCAGAGCAGCACCGCCACCGGACTGATGATCACGGGCTTCGCCATCGACGGTCTGGTGTCGCTGGTGCCCGGCCTGGCGGCCATGCTGGGCGCCAACGTCGGCACGACCCTGATCGTCCAGGCGCTGTCCTTCAACCCCACCGCTCTGGCGCCCGGCCTGGTGCTGGCCGGGGTCTGGATGTTCCGCCACTATGCCCCGGGGCGCACGCGCGACCTGGGGCGCACCTTCATTGGCCTGGGCTTGGTGCTGCTGTCTCTGAACGAACTGGTCACCATGTTCGAGCCGCTGAAAAGCGCTCCCATGCTCGGCACGGCGCTGGGTGCCCTGGGCGACACGCCGCTGATCGCGCTGCTGGCCAGCACGGCTCTGACCTGGGCCTCGCATTCCAGCGTCGCCGTCGTGGTGCTGATCATGTCGCTCGCGCACCACGGGCTGGCGGACCCGCAGTTGGCCTATGCCCTGGTGCTGGGCGCCAACCTGGGGACCGCCATCAATCCGGTGCTGGAAGGCGACCACGACGACAACCCCGCATCCCGGCGTCTGCCGATCGGCAATCTGGGTACCCGCATCGCGGGTTGTCTGGTGGGCATGATCCTGCTGCCCTGGTCAAAAGACATCATGAATGCGCTGGGCAGCGACCCTGCCCACGGGGTGGCCAACTTTCACCTGATCTTCAACCTGGTGGTGGCGGCCTGCTTCATGCCGGCCCTGAAGCCCTACGCCCACCTGCTGCAGCGCTTTCTGCCGCAGCGCATCAATCCGGATGATCCGGCCCGCCCTCGTTACCTGGACGAATCCGCCCACGAGGTCCCGGCCGTCGCCCTGGGGCAGGCGGCGCGCGAGGCCCTGCGCCTGACGGACCTGCTGCGTGAATCCCTGCAACTGACCCAGCGCGCCCTGCTGCACGAGGACAACGCCGCGGTCGCTCGCGCGCGCTATCTGAATGGCGCCATCGGGCAGCTGGACCAGTCCATCACCACCTATCTGGCGACCCAGGACCAGGAAAGCCTCAGTCCGGACGACGAACAGTATCTGAAGTCCATCCTGACCTTCTCCACGAACGTCGCCCACGCAGCCAGTGCCTTGGGGACTGGCCTGCTGAGCCACGCCAGCCACCTGAACAAGAAACACTGGGCACTGGACGCGGAACAGCAGGCGGAACTCAACGAGACGCTGGACCGCCTGCAGCGTAATCTGCGGCAGACAGCAGCCCTGTTCGTATCCGCCGACCGCCAGGCCGCCCGCACGCTGGCATTCGAAAAGGACGTTTTTCGCGATCTGGAGGCCAAGGCCGCCGAACGCCACCTGGAACGCCTCAAGCTCGGCCGCATCGATGCGGCCGACGTGGGGGCCTTCTATCTGGAAATCCTGCGCGACGCGGGCGGCGTGAACGCCTATCTGGTCAATGCCGCCGCCTATCCGATCCTGGCGCGCTTCGGCGAACTGCGCCCCAACCGGCTACGCGAGGCGCGCTGA
- a CDS encoding exodeoxyribonuclease VII small subunit, which translates to MVDDQNSLRADVAQPEEALPQDFESALAELESLAGRMSDGTLGLEESIALYQRGVALARVCQQRLEAAEQQVQVLQGQLLEPFAGANDQDAS; encoded by the coding sequence ATGGTCGACGATCAAAACTCGTTGCGCGCGGATGTGGCGCAACCCGAAGAGGCATTGCCGCAGGACTTCGAATCGGCGCTGGCCGAGCTCGAGTCGCTGGCCGGCCGCATGAGCGATGGCACGCTGGGGCTGGAGGAATCCATCGCCCTGTATCAGCGTGGTGTCGCGCTGGCGCGCGTATGCCAGCAGCGGCTCGAGGCCGCCGAACAGCAGGTCCAGGTGCTGCAGGGCCAGTTGCTGGAACCCTTTGCCGGCGCCAACGACCAGGACGCGTCATGA
- the rpsF gene encoding 30S ribosomal protein S6, with amino-acid sequence MRHYEVVFIVHPDQSEQVPAMIERYSAMVTTHGGQIHRVEDWGRRQLAYPIQKLVKAHYVCFNIECGQAALDELEHSFRYNDAILRHLFAKTKHAHTEPSIMMKSVEREEARKASSVESSNS; translated from the coding sequence ATGCGCCACTACGAAGTAGTGTTTATCGTGCATCCCGATCAGAGCGAGCAGGTGCCCGCCATGATCGAGCGCTATTCAGCCATGGTCACAACCCACGGCGGTCAGATCCATCGTGTCGAAGACTGGGGTCGCCGCCAGCTGGCCTACCCGATCCAGAAGCTCGTCAAGGCTCACTACGTCTGCTTCAACATCGAATGCGGCCAGGCCGCCCTCGACGAACTGGAGCACTCGTTCCGCTACAACGACGCGATCCTGCGCCACCTGTTCGCCAAGACCAAGCACGCGCACACCGAACCTTCGATCATGATGAAGTCGGTCGAACGCGAAGAAGCCCGCAAGGCCTCCTCCGTCGAATCCTCGAATTCCTGA
- the htpX gene encoding protease HtpX, with protein MKRIFLFLVTNMAVMLVLSITMNLLGVGRYLTANGINPAQLLIFAAVIGFGGSFISLLMSKWMAKTSTGAHVIDPRAPGGRREAWLVETVHQLADRAGIGRPEVAIYEGAPNAFATGAFRNEALVAVSTGLLESMTEEEVTAVLGHEVAHVANGDMVTLTLIQGVVNTFVIFLSRAVGYFIDRAVLKNERDVGIGYYISVFVCEILFGVIASIIVAWFSRQREFRADAGSAHLLGAREPMIRALARLGGVEAGELPKSFQAAGITGGAIGALFASHPPIEQRIEALRRQQG; from the coding sequence ATGAAAAGAATCTTTCTGTTTCTCGTGACCAATATGGCGGTGATGCTGGTGCTCAGCATCACCATGAACCTGCTGGGCGTCGGCCGCTACCTGACGGCCAACGGCATCAACCCGGCGCAGCTGCTGATCTTCGCGGCCGTGATCGGCTTCGGAGGCTCCTTCATCTCTCTGCTGATGAGCAAATGGATGGCCAAGACCAGCACCGGCGCCCACGTCATCGACCCCAGGGCACCAGGCGGCCGGCGGGAGGCATGGCTGGTGGAAACCGTGCACCAGCTGGCGGATCGCGCCGGCATCGGCCGTCCTGAAGTCGCCATCTACGAAGGCGCACCCAACGCCTTTGCCACCGGGGCATTCCGCAACGAGGCCCTGGTCGCCGTCTCGACCGGCCTGCTGGAATCCATGACCGAAGAAGAGGTCACGGCAGTGCTGGGACATGAAGTCGCCCACGTCGCCAACGGCGACATGGTGACCCTGACCTTGATCCAGGGCGTCGTCAACACCTTCGTGATCTTCCTTTCACGCGCGGTCGGATATTTCATCGACCGGGCCGTCCTGAAGAACGAACGCGATGTCGGCATCGGCTATTACATCAGTGTCTTCGTCTGCGAGATCCTGTTCGGCGTGATCGCCTCGATCATCGTGGCCTGGTTTTCCCGCCAGCGGGAATTCCGGGCGGATGCCGGTTCGGCCCATCTGCTGGGCGCCCGCGAACCCATGATTCGCGCGCTGGCGCGCCTGGGTGGCGTCGAAGCGGGCGAGCTGCCGAAATCATTCCAGGCCGCCGGCATCACAGGCGGCGCGATCGGTGCGCTCTTTGCCTCGCATCCCCCGATCGAACAACGCATCGAGGCCCTGCGCCGTCAACAAGGTTGA
- a CDS encoding aromatic ring-hydroxylating dioxygenase subunit alpha has product MSYPTIPSGADLASQLPVRHYFDPAILEQERARIFAHSARYVGHEHMVPEPGDWRTLTHEGGGRVLLRDRHDIRLLSNVCRHRQALMLGSQTGRDTSCASGNLCQTGGRILCPVHHWSYDTQGQLLDAPLFPEKPDLKLAEFPLQRCHGLLFEGPRNVSQDLGGLFARPEFDFSDYQLDHVEVHACHYNWKTFIEVYLEDYHVGPFHPGLGQFVTCDDLSWEFGEFHSMQRVGVNQALGQPGTQVYRQWHDRLLQYRSGATPDFGAIWVTYFPTHMIELYPHVLVLSTLHPVGPQETVNVIEFYYPEEIVAFEREFVDAQRAAYLETAIEDDEIGERMDAGRRALMERGTSECGPYQSPLEDGMAHFHAWYRRMMNSIDGLQA; this is encoded by the coding sequence ATGAGCTACCCAACCATCCCTTCCGGTGCGGATCTGGCCAGCCAGCTTCCCGTACGGCATTATTTCGACCCTGCGATCCTGGAACAGGAACGCGCACGGATCTTCGCCCACAGTGCACGCTACGTCGGGCATGAACACATGGTCCCGGAACCGGGCGACTGGCGCACCCTGACCCACGAAGGCGGCGGACGCGTGCTGCTGCGCGACCGTCATGACATCCGCCTGCTGTCCAACGTATGCCGCCATCGCCAGGCCCTGATGCTGGGCAGCCAGACTGGCCGCGACACATCCTGCGCCTCGGGCAATCTGTGCCAGACGGGCGGGCGCATCTTGTGCCCGGTGCACCACTGGAGCTACGACACCCAGGGCCAGTTGCTGGACGCCCCCTTGTTCCCCGAGAAGCCGGACCTAAAGCTGGCCGAGTTCCCGCTGCAACGCTGCCATGGCCTGCTGTTTGAAGGTCCGCGCAACGTCAGCCAGGACCTGGGCGGCCTGTTCGCCCGCCCGGAATTCGATTTTTCCGACTACCAGCTGGACCACGTCGAAGTCCATGCCTGCCACTACAACTGGAAGACCTTCATCGAGGTCTACCTGGAGGACTATCATGTCGGCCCCTTCCACCCGGGGCTCGGGCAGTTCGTGACCTGCGACGACCTGAGCTGGGAATTCGGCGAGTTCCACAGCATGCAGCGCGTGGGCGTCAATCAGGCGCTGGGCCAGCCAGGTACCCAGGTGTACCGGCAGTGGCATGATCGTCTGTTGCAATACCGATCCGGGGCGACACCCGATTTCGGCGCCATCTGGGTGACCTATTTCCCCACCCACATGATCGAGCTCTACCCGCACGTGCTGGTGCTGTCCACGCTACACCCGGTCGGCCCGCAGGAAACGGTCAACGTCATCGAGTTCTATTACCCCGAGGAGATCGTGGCCTTCGAGCGCGAGTTCGTCGACGCGCAACGGGCCGCCTATCTGGAAACCGCCATCGAGGACGACGAAATCGGGGAACGGATGGATGCCGGGCGCCGCGCCCTGATGGAACGCGGCACCAGCGAATGCGGACCCTACCAAAGTCCGCTGGAAGACGGCATGGCGCACTTCCATGCCTGGTACCGCCGGATGATGAACAGCATTGACGGTTTGCAGGCGTAG
- a CDS encoding polyprenyl synthetase family protein, protein MSPAQGGFEQWLQDTVERTGAVLDELLPPIEDAGPARLHEAMRYAVLGPGKRVRAALVHAAGEASHMPGVAAGAQELALDGAAAAVELIHAYSLIHDDLPCMDNDDMRRGRPTVHRQFDDEALAMLAGDALQPLAFDCLAQMPIAPALIVQAVQLLARAAGSDGMVGGQAIDCASVGQPLPIEALQRMHRMKTGALLEASVLLGGVVAGASSTVRTGLETYASAMGLAFQVVDDILDVTADSATLGKTAGKDAAQGKPTYVSIMGLDGSRELLLNLREAAHGALLPLGPSACRLRELADYIIGRTH, encoded by the coding sequence ATGAGTCCGGCACAGGGCGGTTTTGAACAATGGTTGCAGGATACCGTAGAGCGCACCGGCGCCGTCCTGGACGAACTGCTGCCTCCCATCGAGGACGCGGGTCCCGCGCGTTTGCACGAAGCGATGCGCTATGCCGTGCTCGGTCCGGGCAAGCGTGTGCGCGCCGCCCTGGTGCATGCGGCGGGCGAGGCCAGCCACATGCCCGGCGTGGCGGCGGGCGCCCAGGAACTCGCACTGGATGGCGCTGCGGCCGCGGTCGAACTCATCCATGCGTATTCCCTGATCCACGACGATCTGCCCTGCATGGATAATGACGATATGCGGCGCGGCCGCCCGACGGTTCATCGGCAGTTCGACGACGAAGCGCTGGCCATGCTGGCGGGCGATGCCCTGCAGCCGCTGGCGTTCGATTGTCTTGCGCAGATGCCGATCGCGCCGGCGCTGATTGTGCAGGCCGTGCAACTGCTTGCGCGCGCGGCTGGCAGCGACGGCATGGTGGGGGGGCAGGCCATCGACTGCGCCAGCGTCGGGCAGCCCCTGCCGATCGAGGCGCTGCAGCGCATGCACCGCATGAAAACAGGCGCATTGCTCGAAGCCAGCGTGCTGCTGGGCGGTGTGGTGGCAGGGGCCAGTTCGACCGTGCGCACGGGCCTGGAAACCTATGCCTCGGCGATGGGGCTGGCGTTTCAGGTCGTGGATGATATTCTCGACGTGACGGCTGATTCGGCGACGCTGGGCAAGACCGCCGGCAAGGATGCCGCGCAGGGCAAGCCCACCTATGTGTCCATCATGGGACTGGATGGTTCCCGCGAACTGCTGCTGAATCTGCGCGAGGCGGCGCACGGCGCGCTGCTGCCGCTCGGCCCTTCGGCGTGCCGACTGCGGGAACTGGCCGATTACATCATCGGCCGCACGCATTGA
- a CDS encoding DMT family transporter, whose translation MQSLWMLLACAMFATMGAFVKVAADLGATLPEIVLFRGIPSVLLLFFWARSTRRTIRPPSWRLHVWRNLSGITSMWLGFYALFYLPLPTATSLNYTAPLFIAGWLLFFGGAQRDPVRVLAVLAGFLGVLGILRPSIEHDQWFAALMGLGAGCLAAIAMMQIRQLGQIGEPEWRTVLLFSTGVCISGIVGIAFQGWHTSNPLALLALTGLGLAGLVGQLTMTRAFGLGSTLLTAALQYMTIIFAALIGIVFWGDRLAPLAWTGIALIIGSGLLSVWRTHSESRTLRGRDAAASQLGISQTTQETNPS comes from the coding sequence ATGCAGTCTTTGTGGATGTTGCTGGCCTGCGCAATGTTCGCCACGATGGGGGCTTTCGTGAAGGTGGCGGCCGACCTGGGCGCCACTCTCCCGGAAATCGTCCTGTTTCGCGGCATTCCGTCCGTCCTGTTGCTGTTCTTCTGGGCGCGCTCCACCCGGCGGACGATCCGGCCCCCCAGCTGGCGCCTGCACGTCTGGCGCAACCTCAGTGGGATCACATCCATGTGGCTGGGGTTCTACGCGCTGTTTTATTTGCCGCTGCCCACTGCTACCAGCCTCAATTACACGGCACCTCTGTTCATTGCCGGATGGCTGTTGTTCTTTGGCGGCGCCCAGCGCGATCCGGTGCGGGTGCTGGCTGTTCTCGCCGGCTTTTTGGGGGTGCTGGGCATCCTGCGGCCCAGTATCGAGCACGATCAATGGTTCGCCGCGCTGATGGGGCTTGGGGCGGGCTGTCTGGCCGCGATCGCCATGATGCAGATTCGTCAGCTGGGCCAGATCGGTGAGCCGGAATGGCGCACCGTGCTGTTGTTTTCCACCGGGGTGTGCATCAGCGGCATTGTGGGCATCGCGTTTCAGGGCTGGCACACGTCCAACCCCCTGGCCCTGCTGGCGCTGACCGGGCTGGGCCTGGCGGGCCTGGTGGGGCAGCTGACCATGACACGGGCGTTCGGACTGGGGTCAACCCTGTTGACGGCGGCGCTGCAGTACATGACCATCATCTTTGCCGCCCTGATTGGCATCGTGTTTTGGGGTGATCGACTGGCGCCGCTGGCCTGGACCGGCATCGCGCTGATCATCGGCTCCGGGCTGCTGTCGGTCTGGCGCACGCACTCCGAGTCCCGTACCCTGCGGGGTCGGGATGCGGCTGCGTCACAGTTAGGGATTTCGCAGACGACCCAGGAGACCAATCCATCATGA
- a CDS encoding sulfurtransferase, with protein sequence MTDLLIQAETLRDRLARPGCLVFDVRHDLADHHAGRRAYEAGHIPGALYLDHETQLSALRTGHNGRHPLPDRADLAALLRAQGLTARSDVVVYDASNSMFAAHLWWMLRWLGHDSVSVLDGGWAAWQALGAGIETGVRTASVSEAQAVQSLASSGKPSMPVVDARAVLANLDEPRFTVLDARAPDRYSGEAESIDPVGGHIPGAVNRPFALNVEPDGHFKSPARLRQEFESLLGDRLDHGIVHQCGSGITACHNVFAMELAGLRGSALYPGSWSEWCSDSSRPVARGN encoded by the coding sequence ATGACCGACTTACTGATTCAAGCCGAAACCCTGCGCGATCGTCTGGCCCGGCCAGGTTGCCTGGTTTTCGACGTGCGCCATGATCTGGCGGATCATCATGCCGGCCGTCGGGCCTACGAGGCGGGCCATATTCCCGGCGCCTTGTATCTGGATCATGAAACGCAGTTGTCCGCGTTGCGTACGGGTCACAACGGTCGTCATCCTTTGCCCGATCGGGCGGATTTGGCGGCGTTGCTGCGCGCTCAGGGACTAACGGCGCGTTCGGACGTGGTCGTCTACGACGCCAGCAACAGCATGTTCGCCGCGCACCTGTGGTGGATGCTGCGCTGGCTCGGGCATGACTCCGTGTCCGTGCTCGATGGTGGCTGGGCCGCGTGGCAGGCTCTGGGCGCAGGCATCGAAACCGGGGTGCGGACCGCCTCGGTCAGCGAGGCGCAGGCCGTGCAAAGCCTGGCGTCATCGGGCAAGCCGTCCATGCCGGTGGTCGATGCGCGGGCCGTGCTGGCCAATCTCGACGAACCCCGCTTTACCGTGCTCGACGCCCGGGCGCCGGATCGCTACAGCGGCGAGGCCGAGTCCATCGACCCCGTTGGCGGGCATATCCCTGGTGCCGTGAACCGACCCTTTGCCCTGAATGTCGAACCTGATGGGCATTTCAAATCACCGGCCCGCCTGCGCCAGGAATTCGAGTCGTTGCTGGGTGACCGGCTGGATCATGGCATCGTGCATCAGTGCGGATCCGGCATCACTGCGTGCCATAACGTGTTTGCGATGGAACTGGCCGGCCTGCGCGGCTCGGCCCTGTATCCCGGATCCTGGAGCGAATGGTGCAGCGATTCCAGCCGGCCCGTGGCGCGCGGCAACTGA